From the genome of Planctomycetia bacterium:
TCCGTTGGCAGCATCGTGAATTCCGCTATGACGCGAAGTTAAGTGTTCTCTTAGAGCCGGAAGCGTCAGCGCCCGGAGCGCATCGGCGCCAACCCGCGAGCTTCCAGTGTATCCGACGACGGCCGGACTGTTTGGGATTGCCCGTCGGCCTCGACTTTCTCGCCGATTTGCCCGAACATCGTGAAACCCAGCAATTGCGTGGGCGTGGCGATGACCATTCGCCCTCGGGAGGCCACCAGATTGCCGCCGATCGCGTCGTTTCCGTCCGGCAGTCGCCGCCGCAGGTCCATCACGTCGACGGCTGCGCCGGATCGTTGATCGAACACGTAGATGGCGTCGCGCGTCGGCCAATAAACCTTGTCGCCCGCCAGCAGGCCGCGGCCGAAGCCCCGCAGCGACGATTGTTCCGGCCACACGTGGGCGATCTTGCCGGTTTCGACGTCGATCCACCAGAGCCGATCGCCACTGGCCAAAAGTCTGCCGCCGGCCACGCCGAGTAGTTGCACAACGTCGTCGGCGTGCGGCGCTTCCCAAAGCGCGCGGCCGCTGCCAGCGTCGAGCGCGAAGATGCGATCGCAATCGGACGGCGCGGCGATCACGCGCCCGCGATCGTAAACGCACGGCGTGAGATCGCGATAAAAATGTGCGGCCGGGCGGCTCAAGTCGCCTGATTTTGGACGCGGGTACCTGGCGATCCAGGCGATTTGCCCATCGTTCACATCGAGCGCCGCGATGCAGCCAAGGTTGGTGTTGTAGTACAGCATGCCCTGCGCCAGCGTGAGCAGGTTGTGCGTGCATTCCTCGACGACGCCCCGGGCGGGCGATTGCGCGGAACAAATGAATCGCCGCCATTTCAGCTGCCCGGTTTCCGCGTCGTAACACGCCACGTGCGCCTGCGGATTGACCTCGCTGCGCCGCAGGCCGACGTAAACCTGTTCGCCATCGACAACCGGCGTGCCCTCGAACGCCCAGCCGTCTTCGTTTTGCGCGATCGTCCACAGCAACCGGCCTTCGGCGTGCAGATCGAGGCAGGCGATATGCCCGCTCGAACGCACCGGCGGATTGCCTTGAATGCCCCCGGTGACTTGCGAACCCATCCGCGCGAAGAGCTTGTTGCCGTGAACCGTGAGCGTAAATCGCGGCACGCCGAGCGCGCTCCGCACATAGCTGGCGCGCTGCGTGGCCGCGACCGCCATGTCGCCGGGATAGATAATCGGCGAATCGCCCCAGGCGGGCTTGCCGGTCCGCACGTCGTAGGCCAACACGTTGTCGGCCGTGCTAACGAGTAACAGATTGCCGACGATCAGCGGGTGATAGCTCAGCAATTGCCCGCGCTCTTCGCCCACGCGGCGCGACTGCGCGAGTCCCGAGACGAACGCCTGTTGCGAAGCCGGCGCAGGTCCAAGTTCGATCGCAGGCCAGGCCGGCGCGCCGAGATCGATTTCACCAGCCACGATCCGGCTGCGCGACGCATCGCCCGCGAAGGAGAGCCAATCGTCCGCCAGCGTCGACGCCGCGGGCCACTTGGCGGCATCCGCCAGCAGCTTTTCCAGGAACTCGGTGTAGACGACGTCGCGTCCCGCGAAGCGGCCTTTGGCGCCGGCGTGTAATTCTTTGTATCGCGTGAGCTCCCCGGCAGCGCGGGTCAGATCGCCGTCGAGAATGGAAACCAAAATCAGTCGCGCGCGGACCGCGGCCGCATCGAGGTCGGCGTCGGGATAGGCGAGTTGCCTGGGTAGGCCATCGTCGCCGGGCGCTTGGGGAATCAAGCGTTCCCAAAGTTGCCGCGCCTCGGCGGTGCGTCCGGATTCGAGCGCCATTTCGGCCAGCGATTCCAGCGCATCGTCGCCACGGCTACTGCAGAAGGCCTCGCGTAAAAGTTTGCGCAGCGGCGCGGGATCGCGACTCCGCTGCCCCTCGGCGAAGAGGGAATCCGCCTGGGCGTCGGCTTGTCCGCGATACAGGCGCAGCGCGTCGGCCGGCAAGGTGGAGAGCAGCAATTGGCAATAATCCCGCACGCCAACGCTGCGCCACGGACCGACGGCGATCACCTGCTCGCCGTGCTGCTGCTCGACCAGCCGCAGGATGTCGATCACCTCGCCCCAACGCTCGCCGGCACGGGCCGCCCGCATGCGTTCGAGATGAGCTTTGCCGGCGCTGGTCAGTTCGTCGAGTTGAACCAACTCGGAGAGTTCAAAAGCCCCGCCGACGCCAAATTGCCCCAGCGCCACGCTACCCGAGAGCGCGAGCGACACGACGAAACCGATGCAGCAATAGCGCGGCGCAGCAAAAATGCGAAGCCACCCCTCCGCGCGCGACGCGCAACAACGGCGCAGCGGTCCGATTGTGCTGAGAAATGAATGCCTACCGGTAGTATAGGGCGGGCGGAGGCTGGGGAGAAGCGTTGCCCGGATCGGGCGTTTCGCTTACGGTCCGTTCTGAAGCTTGCCTTGCCAGAACAAGGACTCGCCTGCTGGCGTCAGCAGCGTGTCCTTGAGCTGCAATTGCGTGGGCACAGTGAACTGCAACAGGACCGGAACGTCGGCGTCGTCGATGAGAGTGCCGTTCAACTTAATTGATTCAAGTTCAAAGCAATCAGCGAGGTGACGAAGTCCATCACCGGAGACGGCGGTGTTGGAAAGGTCGATGTCGCAGAGTTCGGCGCCATGCAGGTGGCGTAGCCCTGTGTCGGTGATCTTGGTTCCGGCCAGTGATAGTCGATACAACGGCAGTTTGCTGATGTTCTCCAGTCCAGCATCATCGAACTGCGTTTGATTCAACTCCACGCGCGTCAATTGCGCAAGTCCGCTCAGATGCTCGCCACAGGCGCCGGTCACGCGCGTCCCGGAAAGGTCAAGCTGAATCAGCGACTTCATGCCGACGAGATGCGAGACGCCTTCATCGGTGACGGGAGTGTTACTCAGATCTAGGAAGTCCACGCCGCGACGCCCTACGAAGTTTTTCAGGCCCGCGTCGGTGATCTTGGTATTGCGAGCTACCAGTCGACGAAGTTGCGTCAGTTGGGCGACGTGCGCCAGACCGGCGTCGGTCGTACCTGGCGGTAGCGCAAGTGAATTCAGATTGGGAAGTTCCAATAGCCGGGCGAGACCCTCGTCAGTGATTTGGGACCGTTGCAAGTCAAGATGGACGATGTTGCGATGCCGCACCAGCTCGGCCATCAGTCGGTCGTCAACTTCCTGGCCATCAAGATGGACGATCGCGATACCGGGGAAATCACGGATCAACTCGAACGCTCGCGGCGCCGGCGATTCTTGACCGAACATCACCACGCTTAAGTTCTGCGCCCGATCGGCCTCGCGCCAGCTCTGCCACCAATTCATGTTCCCGATGACATCGGGAGTCCATTGCCGGTAGTCTTCCGTGAAGCCAACGCCCACGCCGAGCTTTTGCAACTCCGCAATCTTCGCCCAACGCTGCTTGCCCTTTTCAATCCGGTGCGCCGCCAACCCCAAGAGCGCGCCGATGAGGCAGATCAGCACCAGAAAAGTCCGCAGGCTGAAGCGCAGTCGGGGGATTCGCCAGCGCTTCGTGGCTGGCCGCGGTTTCGCGGCAACCGTCGCGTCGATTTGGTCTACCATCGGCGCACCCATGGCTGACATTTCACCTTGCTCTTGAGCAACACCGCTTCCCCGGCCATTGTAATGCCAGTCTCTCGGCAATCGAGTTCGTACAGAAACGGTACGTTGGCGAGCATCGGTGCGTCGGCGTCCGAAACCGGTAGGCCGCGGATCTGCAAGAAGTTCAATTCAGGGCACTCGGTGAGGTTCGCCAGCCCAGCGGGCGTGACTTTCGTGTTCGACAAATCGAGACAGGTCAACAAGTGCGGGCCGGGCAGAAAGATCATGCCAGAGTCGGTGACGTCTGTTTCCGCAAGCGTTAAGTCCTGCAAGACCGGAAAACTGCCGATTGCGGCCAGCCCGGCGTCATCGAAACGAGTGCGACTAAGTTCCAGACGTCGCAGATTCGTGCAGTCAACGAAGGTCGCAGCACATTGGCCCGTGACGCGAGTGCCGGACAAATCTAACGCCACGAGATTTTTCATTCCAGCCAAATACGCCACGCCTTCGTCGGTGATGCGGGTGTCGCGCAGGCCAAGTTCATACATCCCAGTGAGGCCTCGTAGATGCTTTAGGCCCTCGTCCGTGACCGGGCCGCCGGCGCCCCGGATTCCGAGCAGGTTGGGTACTTTCGCCACATGGATGAAGCCTGCATCGCCAATTCCAGGAGGGAGTTCAATCCCCCTCAATTTGGGCAATTCGGTTAGTCGCGCCAGCCCTTCATCGGTGATGCATGATTTAGACAGGTCGAGATACACAATCTTCTTATGACGGACTAACTCGCCCAAGATGCCGTCATCAGCGCCTTCCCCCATCAAATGGACATTTTCGATACTCGGAAAATCCCGCAGCAGCTCGAAGGCCCGCGGTGCCGGAGTCCGTGATGTGAATTGAACGGAACTGAGTCGCAACGTGTGATTGGCGTAGTGCATAGTCTGCCACCACGTCATATCCGCGATGACCGCAGGCGTCCAATCGATATAGGTATCGTCGTCATGGAAACTGACATGCACGCCTAACCGCTGCAACTCCGCGATCGTCGCCCAGCGCTGCTTTCCGGTTTCAATCCGATGCGCCGCCAATCCTAAGAGCGCGCCGATGATGCAGATCAAGACCAGGAAGGTCCGCAGGCTGAAGCGTAGTCGTGGAATTCGCCAGCGTTTCATATTCGCTGTCCTGAACAATTCACTTCCGCCGTACCGCCAGAATCGTCAAATCGTCCGGCGGGTAGTCGCCTTCAAAATGTTGTTCCACGCACGCGCCGACGTAGCGGACCAGGTCCGGCAGCGGTTGCGCGTGGTGTTCGCGCAGGATCGCTTCCAGGCGTTTCATGCCGAATTGTTCGCCGGCGGCGTCCATCGATTCCACGATGCCGTCCGTGCAGAGGAACAGCAAGTCGCCGCTGTGCATCACCACCGGCGGGCCTTGCGGATACTCGGGGCGATCCAGCACGCCGATCGGCATGCCCGTGGTTTCGAGCGTGGTGAAGGCGTTCGATTCCCGGCAATAGTGCATCGCCGGAGCGTGGCCGGCATTGGCGTATTCGACCGTGTGATTCTCCGGGTCGAGGGCCGAGAGGATCATGGTCACGAACCGGCCGTCTTGCAGGTCGTCCGCCATCGAACGCCCCAACATGCCGAGCAAAACTTCGGGCGAGGAGTGTTCGAGGATTAGCGCCCGCAACGCCGCGCGGACCGAGGCCATCAGCAAACTCGGGCCGAGTCCATGGCCGCTGACGTCAGCCACCACGAGGCCGATACGGCCGTCGCGCAGCGGAACGACATCGCAATAATCGCCGCCGACCGCTTGATTGGGGAACCACCAACTGGCGACGTCGTACCCAGGGATCTCGGGCAACCGGCTCGGCATAAAGCCGCGCTGAATATCGCGGGCGACGTTCAACGATGTCTCAATCGCCTGACTGTGATGCAATTCGTCGACCAGCAGCGCCCGATCGAGCGCGACGGCCGCGTGCTGACTGAAGGCCTGGACCAATTGCTCGTCGAAGCGCGAGAAGGCGCCGTTATTCTTGTTCAACAATTGCAAGACGCCGAGCAACCGGTTGTCGCGCGGCGAGCTGAGGGCGATGGCCAGGATGTTGCGCGTGTTGTAGCCGGTGGCGCGATCGACTGCGCGGTTCCAGCGGGCGTCCTGATAAGGATCGGACACGTTCGCTAGTTCCCGCGTCCGCGCCACGTGGCCGGTGATGCCATGGTCGAGCGAGTGGCGAATTTCAGCGATTTCCAGCTCCGTGGTCACCAGCGTGAACAATTCGTCGCGCTTGGCGTCGAACTGGAACAGGCTGGCGCGATCGCAATCGAGCGCCTTGCAGGCCTCGTGCGTGATGGTCTCCAGCACCGTGGTCAAATTGATCTCGGCGGCCAGCACCCGGGCGACGTCCAGGAGCCGATTGAGCCCTTCCAAGTGCTCCAGAAGTTCCGAGGCCGTGACCGTGTCGATGGGCATGGGATTTCAATGCGACGGGGTGCGGGGGATAGCGTCAGTCTAGCAAGGAAGGAGGTGGAGTAGGTGAAGTAGTAAGTAGGTGGAGTAGGGGGGAATCTCGCCGCTGCCCCCTGTTCTGACCGCTTTGTACCCTTCGCCTGCTCCCGGTTGCACTTGAAAAACCCCCGCTCCGCCCTAAGTTTATGGATACGGGCCGCCTTGCGCCCGGATTCCGCGCCGCCAGCCGAAACTGCGATCCGATGGGCATTTACGACCGCGACTACTATCAGGAGGACCGCCGCGGGTGGCTCGAAGGAGGCGCCCGGTCGATGGTGATCAACCTGATTTTGATCAACGTCGCGGTGTATGTGGTGGAAATCCTCTTTGGCCGGCCGCCAATGCCCGGCATGCAAAACAGCGTCGTGCAGGTCATGGGTATTGAGCCAGATTTCTGGCGCGCCCCTTGGACGATCTGGAAGCTGCTCACCTACGGCTTCACGCATAGTCCCGACGACGTGTTTCACATCCTGTTCAACATGTACGCCCTCTGGCTCTTCGGCCAGGACCTTGAGTCAACCTTGGGCCGCAAGGAATTTCTGTGGTTTTACCTCAGCGCAATTGTATTGGCGGGTCTGGGCTGGGTCGCAGCACAGTACGTCTTCTTTAAAGGCGCTCCGTCACTGTTGGTGGGGGCGTCCGGTGGCGTCATGGGCGTAGCGGTTCTTTATGCGATGCGGCACCCGCATCGCACGATCTATGTTTGGTTTATCCCGGTTCCAATTTGGCTGTTCGTCGGCTTTCTCGTGTTGAAGGACGTGATTTCGCTTCAAGGAATGTTCGTGGGTGGCGGTCGAGAGGCGAGCGGTCCACCGATTGCTTACACAGCACACATCGCCGGATCCATTTCCGGTTTCCTCTATCAGAAATACCAATGGCACCTAGGAAGTTGGCTCAGTTTCCTGCCGCGCCGGCGTAAAGGGGGCGCGGAGTTCCCCCGAGTGCTCAAGATGCGGGTGCATCGCGAGCCAGAAGCCGCTCGGCGGGATGACCTGGAAAACCAGGTGGACACCCTGTTGGACAAAATCCAACGCGAAGGCGAAGCCAGCCTCACGGCCAAGGAACGGGCCACGCTGGAAGAAGCGAGCCGGAAATACCGCGGCCGGCGAGGAAGCTGAGCACGCCTGCAGAAGGATCGATGTGGGGTGCCACTGGCGGCTTGTCCGCCAGTGCCAAAGTCGGGCCTGACTGCGGAATCGAACCCGCACTGGCGGGCAAGCCGCCAGTGGCACCCGTCGAATTGAACTTGATGCAGTGTACTTAGAAAAGAATCGCCGTTTCCCTGCGAACGGCGCGCCCTACGACAAACTTCGCCCCTCCGTTAAACTTTTGCCTTGAGACCAGGCGGCCCGTCTCCGTGTCCTCCGTGTCTCCGTGGTTAGCTCCTAGAAGGAACGCCGTTGCGCTATGGAATCGACGAACGAAGCTGCTCGACCGCGGGACTTTATCCGCGAGATCATTGACGAAGACAACCGCACCGGCAAGCACGCCGGCCGCGTCCATACCCGTTTTCCGCCGGAGCCGAACGGCTACCTGCACATCGGCCACGCCAAGAGCATCTGCCTGAACTTCGGGCTGGCGCAGGAATTCGGCGGCAAGTGCAACCTGCGATTCGACGACACGAACCCCACCAAGGAAGAAGAGGAGTACGTCCAGTCGATCGAGGAGGACGTCCGCTGGCTGGGCTTCGAGTGGAATGAGCAGCCGTTCTACGCCTCGGACTATTTTCCGCAGCTTTACGATTGGGCCGTCCAACTCATCAAGGCCGGCAAGGCTTACGTTTGCGACTTGAATGCCGACGCCATGCGCGAACATCGTGGCACGCTCACCGCGCCGGGCACGAACAGCCCGTATCGCGAGCGCTCGGTGGAAGAGAATCTCGACCTGTTCGCGCGGATGAAAGCCGGCGAATTCCCGGACGGCGCGCGGACTCTGCGCGCCAAAGTCGATATGGCGTCGCCGAACGTGAACCTGCGCGATCCTGTGTTGTATCGCATCCTGCATGCGACGCATCACCGCACCGGCGACCAGTGGTGCATCTATCCGATGTACGACTACACGCACGGTCAATCCGATTCCCTGGAACGCATCACACACAGCATCTGCACGCTGGAGTTCGAGAATCACCGGCCGCTGTACGATTGGTTCATCAAGGAACTGGGCATCTACGCGCCGCAGCAGATCGAATTCGCGCGGCTCAATCTCACCTACGCGATGATGAGCAAGCGCCGGCTGCTGGAACTGGTCCGCGAGAAGCACGTCTCCGGCTGGGACGATCCGCGGATGCTCACCATCCGCGGCCTGCGCCGTCGCGGCTACACGCCCGAGGCCATGCGGAGCTTTTGCGAGCGCATCGGTGTCGCCAAATTCAACAGTACGATCGACATGCTCGTGCTGGAAAACGCCCTGCGCGACGACCTCAACAAGCGCGCCCAGCGGGCGATGGCGGTGTTGCGGCCGCTCAAGGTGGTGATCACCAACTATCCGGAAGACCAGGTCGACGAGTTGGAAGCGATCAACAATCCCGAAGATCCGTCGATGGGCACGCGCAAGGTGCCGTTTGCGCGCGAGATCTACATCGAGCAGGATGATTTCCGTGAAGACCCGCCGAAGGGTTTTTATCGCCTCGCCCCCGGCAAGGAAGTGCGGCTGCGTTACGCGTATTTCATCACCTGCACCGA
Proteins encoded in this window:
- a CDS encoding glutamine--tRNA ligase/YqeY domain fusion protein; the encoded protein is MESTNEAARPRDFIREIIDEDNRTGKHAGRVHTRFPPEPNGYLHIGHAKSICLNFGLAQEFGGKCNLRFDDTNPTKEEEEYVQSIEEDVRWLGFEWNEQPFYASDYFPQLYDWAVQLIKAGKAYVCDLNADAMREHRGTLTAPGTNSPYRERSVEENLDLFARMKAGEFPDGARTLRAKVDMASPNVNLRDPVLYRILHATHHRTGDQWCIYPMYDYTHGQSDSLERITHSICTLEFENHRPLYDWFIKELGIYAPQQIEFARLNLTYAMMSKRRLLELVREKHVSGWDDPRMLTIRGLRRRGYTPEAMRSFCERIGVAKFNSTIDMLVLENALRDDLNKRAQRAMAVLRPLKVVITNYPEDQVDELEAINNPEDPSMGTRKVPFAREIYIEQDDFREDPPKGFYRLAPGKEVRLRYAYFITCTEAVKDAAGNVTELRCTYDPATRGGNAPDGRKVQG
- a CDS encoding GAF domain-containing SpoIIE family protein phosphatase; the encoded protein is MPIDTVTASELLEHLEGLNRLLDVARVLAAEINLTTVLETITHEACKALDCDRASLFQFDAKRDELFTLVTTELEIAEIRHSLDHGITGHVARTRELANVSDPYQDARWNRAVDRATGYNTRNILAIALSSPRDNRLLGVLQLLNKNNGAFSRFDEQLVQAFSQHAAVALDRALLVDELHHSQAIETSLNVARDIQRGFMPSRLPEIPGYDVASWWFPNQAVGGDYCDVVPLRDGRIGLVVADVSGHGLGPSLLMASVRAALRALILEHSSPEVLLGMLGRSMADDLQDGRFVTMILSALDPENHTVEYANAGHAPAMHYCRESNAFTTLETTGMPIGVLDRPEYPQGPPVVMHSGDLLFLCTDGIVESMDAAGEQFGMKRLEAILREHHAQPLPDLVRYVGACVEQHFEGDYPPDDLTILAVRRK
- a CDS encoding rhomboid family intramembrane serine protease, with amino-acid sequence MDTGRLAPGFRAASRNCDPMGIYDRDYYQEDRRGWLEGGARSMVINLILINVAVYVVEILFGRPPMPGMQNSVVQVMGIEPDFWRAPWTIWKLLTYGFTHSPDDVFHILFNMYALWLFGQDLESTLGRKEFLWFYLSAIVLAGLGWVAAQYVFFKGAPSLLVGASGGVMGVAVLYAMRHPHRTIYVWFIPVPIWLFVGFLVLKDVISLQGMFVGGGREASGPPIAYTAHIAGSISGFLYQKYQWHLGSWLSFLPRRRKGGAEFPRVLKMRVHREPEAARRDDLENQVDTLLDKIQREGEASLTAKERATLEEASRKYRGRRGS
- a CDS encoding PQQ-binding-like beta-propeller repeat protein translates to MSLALSGSVALGQFGVGGAFELSELVQLDELTSAGKAHLERMRAARAGERWGEVIDILRLVEQQHGEQVIAVGPWRSVGVRDYCQLLLSTLPADALRLYRGQADAQADSLFAEGQRSRDPAPLRKLLREAFCSSRGDDALESLAEMALESGRTAEARQLWERLIPQAPGDDGLPRQLAYPDADLDAAAVRARLILVSILDGDLTRAAGELTRYKELHAGAKGRFAGRDVVYTEFLEKLLADAAKWPAASTLADDWLSFAGDASRSRIVAGEIDLGAPAWPAIELGPAPASQQAFVSGLAQSRRVGEERGQLLSYHPLIVGNLLLVSTADNVLAYDVRTGKPAWGDSPIIYPGDMAVAATQRASYVRSALGVPRFTLTVHGNKLFARMGSQVTGGIQGNPPVRSSGHIACLDLHAEGRLLWTIAQNEDGWAFEGTPVVDGEQVYVGLRRSEVNPQAHVACYDAETGQLKWRRFICSAQSPARGVVEECTHNLLTLAQGMLYYNTNLGCIAALDVNDGQIAWIARYPRPKSGDLSRPAAHFYRDLTPCVYDRGRVIAAPSDCDRIFALDAGSGRALWEAPHADDVVQLLGVAGGRLLASGDRLWWIDVETGKIAHVWPEQSSLRGFGRGLLAGDKVYWPTRDAIYVFDQRSGAAVDVMDLRRRLPDGNDAIGGNLVASRGRMVIATPTQLLGFTMFGQIGEKVEADGQSQTVRPSSDTLEARGLAPMRSGR